A segment of the Streptomyces sp. Tu 2975 genome:
ACCGCGCGTAGCGCCGTACCGCGAGCGGTACGCAGACCGCCAGCAGTACCAGTGACCAGCACACCGCTCCGGCGACCGGATGGGCCACCGGCCAGGCCGCGTCCGCCGACGGGGCCGCGTTGCCGAAGAGGTCCCGCACCGCGGCGGTGACCGCGGAGACGGGATTCCACTCCGCGACCGTACGAAGTGCGCCCGGCAGCCCGTCGGTCGGCAGGTACGCGTTCGACAGAAGCGGCAGCATGAAGGTCGCGCCGCCCAGCTGGCCCGCCGCCTCCTCGCTGCGCGAGGCGAGGCCGAGGAGGATGCCGGCCCAGGTCGCGGCGAAGCGGAAGAGCAGCAGGATCCCGAACCCGCCCAGGGCGTCGAGGGCGCCGCCCTCGATCCGCCAGCCCATCGCGAGGCCGACGAGCAGCAGCGGCACCAGGCCGGCCGCCGCAGCCACGAGATCCGCGGCCGCCTGGCCGAGCGGGACCGCGCCGCGGCTCATGGGCAGGGAGCGGAAACGGTCCATGACGCCGCGGTGCGAGTCCTGGGCGGCGGTGAACATCCCGGTCATGATGCCGTTCGCGGCGGTCGCCACGAGCATGCCGGGGACCAGGAAAGCCCGGTAGTCCGCGCCCGGCATGGCCATCGCGCTGCCGAAGACGTAGCCGAAGAAGAGCAGGAAGACGATCGGCATCGTCTGTGTC
Coding sequences within it:
- a CDS encoding ABC transporter permease; this encodes MSTVVLDSTAVLGRHLLRMKHAPAIPVMTQTMPIVFLLFFGYVFGSAMAMPGADYRAFLVPGMLVATAANGIMTGMFTAAQDSHRGVMDRFRSLPMSRGAVPLGQAAADLVAAAAGLVPLLLVGLAMGWRIEGGALDALGGFGILLLFRFAATWAGILLGLASRSEEAAGQLGGATFMLPLLSNAYLPTDGLPGALRTVAEWNPVSAVTAAVRDLFGNAAPSADAAWPVAHPVAGAVCWSLVLLAVCVPLAVRRYARS